In Bacteroides cellulosilyticus, the genomic stretch AGGCGGAATTAAACGATTTAGATTTAGCAAATACGTATTACTAAATATGGCTGAGTATTGCTGTATATCGTTTGCATGTATATTATATTCGTCTTTTAAAGATGCGGAAATTATGGATGTTCCTGAAAATAAGTCACATAGCCATTCGGAATCCACGTTTAGATTTTGAATTGATTCTGTTACATATTTCAATATTTCTCTTTTGGCTCCCATATATTTAATTAAATGGGGTATATTTTGACTACTAATCATAAACGTAAGTTAATTCTATTTCAATTATATGCAAATATAGAGAAAGTTTTCCGCTTTCTTGCTGGATTTGAGATTTTATGTATGCAAAATATAGTATCTCTTCTCATAATACTTTTAAAATTTGAACAGATACTTTTACCGTTTGGGCTTTCTCTGTTTTCTCTTTTTGGGTTTAGGCATTTGCTCTTCTAATAATGTAGAACTCAATGTAAAGTCTACTCCCAATGAAAAAATGGATAACAAGGAATCACCGCCATTGTTTTTTTGTTGATTGTTAGAATGTTTGTTTTCCATCTTGCTATCAAGATTGCGACAAATATTGTTTTCTTTTTCACTGGATTGGAGTATATCTTTTTTCTTTTCACTAGTAAAAGTTTGCGTCTGTAATTCAAGTTGTGAAGAGATAGAATCATTCTTCATTGTGTTGTGGTAGTCAAACGATTCGTAATGTTGGCGGTCGTAACCAAAGAGTTTATCAAAGCCCTGTTCCGATTGTTGGAACAGGTTCACACGGTCAAAACCTCCTTTGATTATCCCGTTCTTGGTATTCTTATGATTGGTGAGTGGTGATAGCTTCTTTTTATTGGCTTGGTCTTTTCGGTTCACAATCAAATGGCAGTGCATATTTAGTTTATTATCAGAACGACTACGGTCAAAATGAATCTTGCCATAGAACTTTATATCCGATGCTGATAGTCTTTTGTTGAAGTTCTTGGCATATTCGGGGATAAATACCTCACGAATATAGCGTTTCATCGCTTCGGATTGCTCCTGTTCGGTGTTACCCATTGCCCGAAGCTCACTTTTCGATGGGCTGACATGGATAGCGTAAAATTTAGCATCTGTTTTCAGCAGTTGCCCGATATTACTGTCTATATCCTTTATCAAAACCGATTTATAGATATTATCCTTCGTCAGATTAAAAAATCCATCGGTATAGATACCCTTTTCCATACGTTCTAAATCTTCATGCTCCATGTAATTAGCTAACTGTCGGCTACTACCAGCATTATTATATATACCATTAGATGGTGGAGCAAAGTCTATGTGCATAATCCTATGTATTTATCAGATTGCTGATTTCAACTTTCAGGTTCTCTTTTCTTTTGCTATCCATCACACCACAAGCGGACAACTCCGAATAGAGTTGTATCAGGTGAAGCAACTTTTTGTAATCCCGTTGGTGTATCTGGTAAAGTGCATTAATCTGCTTGGATTGGTTGTTTATTACATCGGCATGATTGCCGAACTGTTCGCTTAACTTTTTCAGCACGGCTGTTTGTCTCTCCTGACTGGCTTCCAATTGAGAGAGAATAAGAGTTTCCAAAGTTTTACCGATAACATCGAAACGCAAAGCGATAGAATTTGTTACTCGTATCATGGGATTCAGTTGTTCTTCCTCATAGTGACGGATGAATCGGATAATATCATCCTGTCTCTTATTTATTTTCGCCAGTTCCGATTTTACGGATTCAGGTGCTTCGGATGGGTTGATATGTGCCTTATCTATATATCTAAACGCAACTTTACAACTTCGCTCTTTTTCAGGGAATAGCGTTTGCATATCTTCTCTACCAAAGCTGCCGTTTCCTTGTCTATGGAAATGGTAGTGAATATCGTTTTTCGACTGCTGTTTGGCATGGTAATTACTTTTTTATAGAAATATGAATAGATAAATGCCTGATAATAAGCATTACAAAGAAAATGCTTATTACAGGTGTCATTACAGCGTGTTCTTGTAACACGCTAAAGCCGAAGGCTTTGCCCCGCAGGGCAAGAGGGAAGAACAGGACTTGTCCAGTTCCCTCTTGCTTCATTTAGCGAAACGAGCCGAGCCACAGGGCGAGGCGGTTTCTGCTAAATGGGGAGCGATGGCACTGCATCAGGCGGTAACATTACCCACCCTGTTTTGCAGTGGTTTGCTTATCAAATTGATTTTCTCTTTTGAACCGTTCGTAGGTTTTGCAGTCGGTATTTTCTTGAACAAATGCACGAATGTCAGAGGCACGGTAATAGGTTTTATGACTAATCATAAAGAAAGGAAGTTTGCCACTTGCCCGATACCGTTGTAAGGTTCGGAAAGATACTTTCAACAGGAAAGCTAAATTCTGATTGTCTAACAGATGGTCATTTTCATCCAACACTTTATCAGTATTGATAAGTGATTGCAGGTTCTGACCTATTTCGTTGAGTTTCTTCGATAGCTTCTCCATCCACTTGTTGAAATTTTCGTTGTCTATATACATTTTGCTTCAATTTTAAGTTGAACATTAAGATTACCAATCGATTGATGAGGCAAAGTTCGGCAAACGGACGTAAATAAGTTAGGGGGAGTAGATATACTACACCCCTAATAATTGTTGATAAGTTGCTGATTTATAGATAGCCTTTCTTTTTACTTTCTTCGGTAATGGCTTTGCGAAGTATATCCAAAAACTCGGTTCGTTTATTGGCTTTACGGCAAATTACATTCTCGTGTTTTTTGTGGATGTCCCCCAACTTGATATTGAAAAGATATTCAAAAGTTCTACCGATTTCCGTTAGTGGTGATTCTGTTCCGTTATGAGTAACTACTCTTTTGGATAAAAACATTCCGCTAACCAGTTCCATGATTTCAACAAGGTTGGTTTCATCGGTAAGATATA encodes the following:
- a CDS encoding RteC domain-containing protein, which produces MRRGKNALLLLVDEAIEVINTEIRILNMRIKYPIQFQNRKNNFPPSPLYLTDETNLVEIMELVSGMFLSKRVVTHNGTESPLTEIGRTFEYLFNIKLGDIHKKHENVICRKANKRTEFLDILRKAITEESKKKGYL
- a CDS encoding helix-turn-helix domain-containing protein, with the translated sequence MYIDNENFNKWMEKLSKKLNEIGQNLQSLINTDKVLDENDHLLDNQNLAFLLKVSFRTLQRYRASGKLPFFMISHKTYYRASDIRAFVQENTDCKTYERFKRENQFDKQTTAKQGG
- a CDS encoding DUF5712 family protein, which gives rise to MHIDFAPPSNGIYNNAGSSRQLANYMEHEDLERMEKGIYTDGFFNLTKDNIYKSVLIKDIDSNIGQLLKTDAKFYAIHVSPSKSELRAMGNTEQEQSEAMKRYIREVFIPEYAKNFNKRLSASDIKFYGKIHFDRSRSDNKLNMHCHLIVNRKDQANKKKLSPLTNHKNTKNGIIKGGFDRVNLFQQSEQGFDKLFGYDRQHYESFDYHNTMKNDSISSQLELQTQTFTSEKKKDILQSSEKENNICRNLDSKMENKHSNNQQKNNGGDSLLSIFSLGVDFTLSSTLLEEQMPKPKKRKQRKPKR